CTCTGGAGACAACGCGTCAGCGCCAGGCCTCTCTTAAAGCCAATAGGAACTTGGGGGGCGTATCTCTGGTTTTGCGTTCTATAAAATGTCGGTTTCAAGTGTAAATATTGCGGACAATGGACCTGATCGGACAGCTCAGAGCTTCTACTCGTTTCTGTCCATAAAAACAAATGCATTGGTGGAAGAAGCAAGGAAGGAGGTTGTGGTCAAGCAAGGCATCCCCTGAGGCTAAATGCCCCAAGGTTTTTATCAGAACAGGCATAGATTAGTTTCACCTTTTTTCTTTTCCGGACATgagtttgttgtgtttattaaatTATAGCTCACAACTgtgcagggggagaggggtggaagtGCTAAGGAATGCATTCACATATATCTACACACttttatacacacatacatttattattattataaattatattttttaggTCAGTTTCAGCATTAAGGACATGGGTGTATCTGTGGTCCATTGGCCTGTCCCACAGCTTCCTTCAGTGATGGGTTGTGAGTGGCTCTGTTGATGAACTTCTGGCCAATGATTGACTGACTATTGTTAATTGATGTGAGTCCAGATATGCTGTGAACGTGGTGATTGCTGATGTATCTTGGTTGTCTGTAAGGCATTTTTATTGCCATGTTTTGGATGATCTGTAGCTGATTCATCTGCTGTGGTGAAGCTGTTATCCAGGCTGGTAGGGCGTATCCAAAGAGATTGGATGTAGCTGATGTAGACTTTCAGCACTGTCTGAGGTGAGGCTCCATGTTTTCTTCCGCACAGCGTTTTTAGGTGGTTTAGTctttttcatccctctctctctctctatgttcacTATATGGGTTATCCAGTGCATGTTCTTCTGGAAAGTGACTCCAAGGAATTTTGCttctttttctatttttattGTTTCACCGTAGAGTTTGAGATCTGTGGGCTTCCTGTTTTTTTTTGCTGGTGGTTCTTGTAAAGAGGACACATTGAGTCTTTTGTGGGTTCAGTTTTACTCACCACATGTTAGACCATGTCTCGATCATTTCAATAGACTTCTGGAGTTTTTTTGCAGCAAGTTGAGGACATTTGGAGCTGGACCAGTAGCAGAGGTCATCGGCAAACTGTGAGACTTGGACTGTGGAGGGTAATAAATATCTGATATGTAGAGTAGAAAAAGTAGTGGGCTTAGAACTGCCCCCTGTGGGACACCTGCTGTACGGCTACCCTATATACCCTACATTATGCAAAACGAATGCCACGGGCCAATCGGCTATTGACTACACACTATACCTGACAGCCCCCCAGCTTCCCCACCCCTTTGTTCTCACGGAAAAACTCCCGCACGCACTTTTGTCTGGCCCTTTCCACACTGCTAATGCAAGACAAAGGACTGAAACAGCATTTTAACAGATTACTGTGAATTACTATGATGATTCATGTTCATTATCTATTTTCATGCTCATGTTTTGAAATTATACTTGATTAATATTTCAATAACTATTATCAATAATCCTGAACATTAATTCAGTCAACTGGTCGAGAAACGTATTATCCCATTACGTTCATTGTCAAATTCATCAACCAACATGATCTAGCCACTCTGCCTTCTCGCACAAGAAGCCAGCTCAACAAGCCCCACCAAAAGCTCGTCCTGTCAGTGGCAGTGACCACCTCTGCCTTCTTGCGCAAGCAAAGGGCATGTTGAGGTAAATTTGTTATCTGCGAGGGTTGCATGATGTAATGTTTTCGAGGGCtgtcttttgtgttttctattatgGTTCTATGAGATATTAAGATGTTTACATAATGCATGTATATTAGAGTTGAGGTTTGCACATCTGACTAGTGTTTATTTGGCCGGGGTTCAATACctgcttttttttctctctaaatTCAAAAGACCACCTACCCCTTTCGATGCATGGAACGAATGTGGGTGGGACTAGGTCTTCATAATGGTGCTAATTTTAAGAAATTCAcaaaagctctgaggaaggcagtgaggccgatacgtaagcttattaaagatcagtgatactataAAGAGAGGTGggcggtttcctttttccttcatttttctctctctcccaaaaCCAATACGATATATGTGTAACTGTAAAGTAATGAATGACCATTTTAGAAAATCATGGAACATATAGTCTTTTGTTGCATGCTATTTTATGTCaatcaaggttagggttaggtttagggttagaaaaATGGTGACCATTACAGCtatatgtaaccgatgtgaaatggctagctagttagcggtggtgcgcgctaatagcggtTCAAtctgtgacgtcactcgctctgagaccttgaagtagttgtttcccttgctctgaaagggccgcagcttttgtggcgagatgggtaacgatgcttcgtgggtgactggtgactgttgtctgtgtgcatAGGAtacctggttcaagcccaggttggggcgaggagagggaaggaagcaaTACTGTTGTTATACGGTTTTACCTTGaaacccctaaccctaggtaTAACCTATTTTAGGGGTTTCAAGGTTAAAAAAAACTGTATGGGTTTATAGCGCTCTTGCTCCGCCCTGTGGCCTTCTGTGACACTTGTTAGGTTCATAATCTGAGGTAGCAACTGCGTCAGATCTACAGATCAAGGAACTGGACCTGTCCATTTGGCGTGCAACTCAGTGAACCTGCGCAGCATTCGCTCAATTGGATGCCTACGAACAAACAGATTTCGGTGCATATCAAATTATCCAGCAGCCATTTAGAAACAACAAATCGTAAAAAACCTCGGTTTTAATTAAAACATGCAGGGACATGCATTTTGTTCAGGTTTACACCCTTTTctgaaaaaaatatgtttaacCATGACCATAAAATGTTTGATGGCTTTGCGCCAGCCATCGATAAAGCTGTGGGTCACAATAACGTGTTCCCAGGCGAAAAGTGGGCGTGCAATAAACTCGTTTTTATCAGAAAAAAAGCGTTGTTAAAAATCTTATGTGTCCAGCCtattgtaggggtgcccatggggctgggAATCAGACATGTCCGGTTCGAGAGAGGCAGGTTTAGGTTTCCAGTGTTAGAGTAGTGCATAAATTGTCGTATGCTGCAGTATAAGGGCGTTATACACCAGTTTCGTAGGCGGCAgaaatgcaacatttattggatgccaaccgctgtGAAACCTAATCGAAGAAGAAGTATGTGACGTCAGCTCTGTTGCTTCCGGGTTTGCTTTATTTTCCCTGACGTTCAGGTAGATTCTTTGTTGTTTTGAGTTATTggatatttatttaaaaatgaacCGTATTTTCGGCCGAGGAAAACCGAAGGGACCACCACCAAATCTCACAGACTGCATAGGGAATGTAAGTATATATGGAAATAACTTACAGAGTAGTGTCAATGACAAACAAAATAAGTTggcttgctggctagctagctaactaactgaaTGACAGCTGATTGTTCTAGCAACAATGGGAGAAAGTTGTGACAGCCCATTGAAGACCTATAGCTCATAAAATACTCTTTAGCTACTTAATGTTATCGTGAAAGTTAGTTTGATTCGCGTTTTAACAGTGTCCAAGTGacttagctagctaattagctagATGACCAATCGTCAATAGGGAGTTCAGTAGGGTGATGCTGGTTTCCAATGTACGGTAAAAAAGTGTTGCTCCAACCAGTTTTATGTTTGACCAAATCAGGTGTTAAGCTAGTGCTATTGACTATAAAAATTGATTGAAGGAAAATATaacattgatttaaaaaaaaataaaaaaatcattatAATTACCAATATTTATTCAAATAACTTTTTCTGTTACCAACATAAAGATTTTTGACTCTTACAAGATCATTGAAATATGAAAACAGTCTACATGGTTAACTTGTGCCCGTTCTTTCTCCCTTAATAAGGTTGACTCACGAGCGGAATCTATTGACAAGAAGATTGCCAGACTAGATGTTGAACTGGTCAAGTACAAGGATCAGATGAAGAAGATGAGAGATGGCCCTTCAAAAGTAAGATTTAACCCTACCCTGAGTGAAGCAGATGATGAGCTGTGATAGTTGACAGATATGTTTACCTAAGTCATTCTATTACACGTGTAGGCTAATGCTGTTCTTGAACAAAACAACACACACGTATGGACCCACTTGTTCTCAGCAGTATCTAGCTAGGTCTGATGTCACGTGAATTGTTTCCTGTTAATGTTTTCATCAGAACATGGTCAAGCAGAAGGCGATGAGGGTACTGAAGCAGAAAAGAATGTGAGTAACTTATGAAGGGAGTCTGTCAACGCACCAATAACCTCAAATCAATCAGGACACATATCACATTAACCTAATGAACCACATCAAGTAGCAGTAAACCGTCATGATATGAGCGCATAAAAACATCTGTATTGATCAATACAATCTTGTTTTTCAGGTACGAGGGCCAGAGAGACAACCTCACACAGCAGTCCTTCAACATGGAACAGGCTAACTACACAATCCAAACTCTCAAAGACACAAAAACAACTGTAAGGGGCCACAGTAATGTACTGACTGTAGCACCTAGTCACAATTTACTGTAGTTGTTATGCCAGGCTGTTCTCTGGGTTAAAAATCTCAGATTTTGCATTATAGGTTGATGCCATGAAAATTGGAGCCAAAGAGATGAAGGCGGCCTACAAGAACGTGAAGATCGATCAGATTGAGGTATTTGTCTTTTTCGAGTCCTGATACACTACAACACCATTTGGTGGTCTAACGTAGAAGTGCAGTAGTTTTACTACCGACTCTTGTCTTGAAAGACAGCCATCTGGGTCATAATTCATCCGTGTAACGTGAATGGCCTATTGTGATTGAGAGATGTTTGGGTTAAGAGTTTCATGTTTTCCTGATGCAGGATCTCCAAGACCAGCTGGAGGACATGATGGAGGACGCCAATGAGGTGCAGGAGGCGATGAGCAGAAGCTACGGGACGCCAGAGATCGATGATGATGACCTGGAAGCAGGTCAGTGCTGTAAGAGTATGACACAGCCACGGTTGGTGTTGCTCCAGTACAGGATAGGTCTATATTAGAACATTGCTGTAGGTCAATATTTCATCATTTCCCGCCACACTAGAgtttagtttttttattttatttcaccttttatttaaccaggtaggctagttgagaacaagttctcatttacaactgcaacctgtcCAAGATAAAGTGCTGTTTACTTCAGCACAGTGATACAACAGCAGTCAGTGCAGTCCTTATGTCAATAGACTGCATGTAATAACTGCGCATCAATGGCTGTGTGCGTGTGATCCCAGAGCTGGATGCCCTGGGAGATGAGCTCCTGCTTGATGATGACAGCTCCTACCTGGATGAGGCCAGCACTGCCCCCTCCATCCCAGAGGGAATACCCAGTGACAGGGCACCAAACCgggtaaatctctctctctgaccactgTATTCATGTTTACCCAGTTTAGTCTTGAATAATTCACTGGGGCATTATGTTAAAAATCAATCACAACTGACACTGTTTCGTCAATACAGAAGACGGATGCATTGTTCGAAGGGTTCATTTTTAGGACATGACATTGGATGAAGACACATTCTGCACCCATTTAGATATAACTGGAGTTTCCTACAAAATTGTAATTAGTCTGTTTTACAGGATGGAGTTCTGGTGGATGAATTTGGCCTGCCACAGATCCCTGCTACATAATGGATGGACAGCAGGCAGAAACCAATGGCAACACTCCcaactctttttttatttttatgtatagCCTTTTTAcaacatatacactgagtataccaaatattaggaacaccttcctaatattgaattgcgtGCCCCCTCCACATACCCaatccccccccaaaagaaaTAATTAttaaacctgtctcctctccttcatctacacagatcaataagggatcatagctttcacctggattcacctggtcagtctgtcatggaaagaggctgctttgtatactcagtgtatatccgaCTGACATGCATTACATGGTGGTGGACAGAGAAAAACAACTTGCCTTAATTAGGTTACCTTGATTGAATAACTGataatgtcaaaaatataaatcaaAAATCGATAGTGATGCTTGGCTATATTCAAAATTATTGTTCTTTGTATGAACAAATGTACTTTTTCCCCCCCTCCAAGGTGATTCTTGGTATTTAGATGTTCTAACTTTCTACTGCAGCACTGTATTGCCAACTACCAATAAATATACATGTATTATATATTTCAAATTGTGGTGGTCCATCATGGTGGATTAAAGTAGAGAAGACTAAATAAGTAATTTCACTCTGCAATAGAACACTAGTACTGTGTAGAATTACAATTACTCAATATATAAATACATGATTTCTTTATGCTTTCTCTTCAGGTAGAAATGTTGGACAATGTGGCACTTTGAGATGACAAACAGTGCCCAAACTGTATAGCGCACAGTGTTATAGTTGTATGACAGCAACAAAGGCCTTATTTGAGCCTGTAGCTGAGGGGGAAGATATTCTTGTGAAGATGTTCAACAACCTCGGTCTTGTTCCGAAGCTTCTCAAATTCATAGTAAAATCTACAAAAACAGACTTCTATTAGTTACAGATGGAGCAAAGAGTAGATCCAAATGAATGCTCTTTTTGAAAGAGTAGATGCCTAGAGACAGGCAGAACACGAGCAAAGGGGCTGAAATCAGAATTTACAGCAGACAGAACACTCAAAAAGATCAAATCATCAGTgaaatggggtattgtgggttGCGGCATGCATTTCCGACCTGAACAACTTCATATCCCAGAAGCCTCATGGCCTCTTTTCCCAGCAGCTGTCTTGTGTTCACAGTAAACCTCTTGTGGCTATCCTGCAAGTACACAACAAAATAACAGAGCGCATGGGCCTGAATAAAATAGCTATAGTAGAACAATTGTataacctacagtgcattcggaaagtattcaggccccttgacttttccacattttgttacgttacagccttaatctaaaatggattaaattattttttctcatcaatctacacacagtaccccataatgacaaagtaaaaacacgttcagatttttttgcaaatataaAAAAGCATACCTTATtcgcataagtattcagaccctttgctatgagacttgaaattgagctcaggtgcatcctctttccattgatcatccttgagatgtttctacaactcaaTTGGAGTCCATCTGCGGcaataaccaagccatgaggtcgaaggaattgtcctagagctccgagacaggattgtgtcgaggcacagatctagggaagggaaccaaaacatttctgtagcattggaAGGTCCCCAAAACCACCGTGGcatcaatcattcttaaatggaagaagtttggaaccaccaagactcttcctagaactggccgcccggGCCAAAcaaagcaatcgggggagaagagccttggtcagggaggtgaccaagaacccaatggtcactctgacagagctccagagttcctctgtggagatggaagaaccttccagaaggacaaacatccctgtagcaccaccaatcaggcctttatggtagagtggccagacggaagccactcctcagtaaaaggcacatgacagcccacttggagttagccaaaaggtacctaaagactctgaccatcagaaacaagattctttggtctggtctgatgaaaccctatggtgaagcatggttgtggcagcattgtgcagtggggatgtttttcagcggcatggactgggagactagtcaggatcgaggcaaagatgaacgaagcaaagtacagagagatccttgatgaaaacctgctccagaacctcagactagggtgaaggttcaccttccaacaggacaatgaccctaagcacacagccaagacaacacaggagtggcttcaggacaagtctctgaatgtccttgagtggcccagccagagcccagactttaacccgattgaacatctctggagagacctgaaaatagctgtgcagcaactctccccatccaacctgacagagcttgagaggatctggagtgaagaatgggagaaactccccaaatataggtctgccaagcttgtagcatcatacccaagaagacttgaggctgccaaaggtgcttcaacaatgtactgctttgtcattatgggatattgagtgtagattgataAAGGGAAAAAacgaatacattttagaataaggctgtaatgtaacaaaatggggaaaaataCATTGTTTTTACCTCTTGAAGATATCGTCGATGTCACTGGCAGGCAATACATATCCATCCTCATCCAGCTTTATTTCCACATCTGAAACAAAAATAGGGGCCGGATTTGTCTTTGCACCTTTATTTTCAGTATAGGTATAACCATAACATTGTCTGAGGCATTGAATTCAAGGTTACATGTGTTGTATCTTAAAATGTGCCGTCTGCATTACCTAGTGTGTAGCAGTATGGAGTGAGAACTCTGGAAGTGAAGTAAGCACGGGCCCCTAGTAGATCCACTAGTCCAGTTTTCACATAGTTGTAGAGGTGTCCGTCAACCGGCATCTCCAGAGACCGACCAGGAGTGAGGAAACACTTGACACGGTACATAGGAAGGAGCCTTGGACCCTGGGGTTAATACAGGGTGTTAAAGGTGAATCAGAGG
Above is a window of Oncorhynchus kisutch isolate 150728-3 linkage group LG18, Okis_V2, whole genome shotgun sequence DNA encoding:
- the LOC109908790 gene encoding charged multivesicular body protein 5-like, whose product is MNRIFGRGKPKGPPPNLTDCIGNVDSRAESIDKKIARLDVELVKYKDQMKKMRDGPSKNMVKQKAMRVLKQKRMYEGQRDNLTQQSFNMEQANYTIQTLKDTKTTVDAMKIGAKEMKAAYKNVKIDQIEDLQDQLEDMMEDANEVQEAMSRSYGTPEIDDDDLEAELDALGDELLLDDDSSYLDEASTAPSIPEGIPSDRAPNRDGVLVDEFGLPQIPAT